A window of Pyxicephalus adspersus unplaced genomic scaffold, UCB_Pads_2.0 Sca2940, whole genome shotgun sequence genomic DNA:
TATGCATACCCTCCAAAACTCATTTGTTGGTGATGTATGAAAAATAACATCATGAACAGTTATGTCTATCTTGCTGAGTGATGAGTAAATAACAaacacaacatatataaaaaagggtAGGATCAGGTTTATTGTGTGATTGCATGGAAGTCTGTATCCTGCATACAcctgtatgttttaataaaaagttactGCTTGAAACTTTCTTTGTTCTGGGTGAGTAGGATAGATAGTACAAATCAGACATTGGAGAGACCACTAAGAAACCAGTATAATCAGCAATGATATAATCCATAATTTCTCACTTTATATTTTCTTCAGGAGGTTTAAAAGAGCATTAGATACATAGGCATGTCACACAGACATTCATATAAAGCAgaggccttttttattttataatccctGGAACAATTTGGTTACAAAGCAACATTTCTAAACCTaaactttgtcttttttaaataaatagagaaaCATTTTGTTCTGAATCTGAATTTACATGGCATTAAGAACTCTCTCCCATGTGATGTGATCAGGATGTGTACATGACGTCTATTGAAAGCCTGGCTGAAATCACTGCCCGCTGCATCGAACAGCTTCACAAAGTAGGGGAGTTGATCCTTCATGGACAGGACATAGAAAAGCCAGTGAAGGACCAAGCTGTTGTATTAACAAAGTGAGTGGAACAGATGTGTATCATTGTTTATACTGTTGATGTATGTTTTCTGCAATAATTGGTTTTGGTAAATCAGAAAAGATCAGAATTAGAAGCCTACATTTGGATATCATGAAGATATATAAGTATTGTATGTAGACAATAATTGAAAGGTGGCAAATGCCATTTATTTCCTTCACTCAGTCTGCAGTCTTTCTATGGTATTCCTCTTCTACGGTCAGGCTTGTTCTTTTTAGTCACTTGTCCCTAGAACCTGGtggaatttaataaaatatttaatgaaaaagaagTATACTCATAGTGTAACTGTAATCACTGGATAATATAGCATAAAAATAAGTTCCGTAGagtattgtgtattatattgttgACATTTGCCTTTTATCCTATGCTCCAACTTCATTCTGTTGCCATTTTCTGATTGTCTTCCAAAACTCCAGTCTTTATCATTGCTCTGCATAAACACCACCTGCCTTGACCAATTGGtgtctgaaaaaacaaaattatctgATCCCAGCAAATGCTTTATAATAGGTATGTGGGGATTAcatgttttttaacatattttttgcatattcctTTAGGTTAACAAGTGCTATGTGTAAAGAAGTAACGTCATTATCAATGAGGTTTTCTGACTGTCTGACCACTGTTGGGGTAAGTGTTCAGTATTGGTTTTGTTTTAGGTttcaagaaaaataacatttatcaaAAACTTGGCTCCATTCATAGTTTCATTTTAGAGACACTTGCTTATTATAAAAGTACACTGTTGTTTCACTATACACATTCAATGCTTTCCTCCACAGTATTGCAATAGGAAGCTTTTTGGTTCATTCTGGCTCACACTatacctaaaacatattttttaacaatgaagTTGTGCTGCTTTCAGGTAATACTAAATGCACAGTTTGATTTTACATTCTGTGATTATTGGAATTTTGATATGTGATTATTGTGGGAATATGGGAAGTGatacagaatatttgttttacagagcAAACTCAAGGCAGAAGTCTTGAATCCTATGATCAACAGTATACAACTGGAGGTAACTGCACACTAGGTTTcttcataaaaatgtgatttttttttattactcttcaAAACAGATCacccatatttattttaaactgatcACCCTCCTATTTATATTTGGTGTTAAACACAACAGAAAGCAAAGGAAATCCACACAATGGGTGGGACAGAtagcattaaaaacaatttttttgtagaaTGAGGCAGGTTTAGGACGCTGGTAGTGTCTTGCTGCTCTCTACATGAGCCTCTAGCCTTATCCAGGCCTGACATTATAGGAAATGGTAGCATTTAATCCTGACCTGCCACACCATATCGGataaacaaatacatgttttGGCTAGACCTAAATTGCACAATTGCATT
This region includes:
- the LOC140321363 gene encoding protein Noxp20-like → MQARKKAHDWLSTERLCLEEQSKNLEAGGQEVTEIINQESTEEGLVAEPQKSITTEDVYMTSIESLAEITARCIEQLHKVGELILHGQDIEKPVKDQAVVLTKLTSAMCKEVTSLSMRFSDCLTTVGSKLKAEVLNPMINSIQLEVTAH